gtgtcatgggactcggtatagagtccttgaccataattggtgaaaattagccccgccccttcttctgattggttgtcccttttttctgctataacttttgaatggtttgacataggaagtcgtgggtggtgtcatttctgatatgcttatggggggcggtggccgtgagtgcgagggcccgttcatcgctgcttgcagctttaatttgctttgttttgcttatggttttctttgttgttctttgttttttttttgtttttttatgtatgtgtgtattttatgtattctgattattttgtttttgttttaacctgtttgaataaataaataaatgaaatgaaataaaataaaggactttatcacaatattctaattttctgagacagtcctgtacctgCTGACTGAGGCTAAAATCACAAACACGTTTTCATCTAAAATGGATATGCCTCGTGTCCAAAGTGTTTTAAACGTTAACTGTTGAGGTCTAATGTGGACAAAATAAACTAGAAAGCTTCTGTAAATAATGACACATTTGCACCGATTCACTTCATTATCCTCTCTTCTGAGTCGCATGTTGAGGCCTCATCACATGACCCCCACCAGACGATGACACGAAGCCCAGTAGGTGGGAAGCAAACAATTCAGCCGTCATGAAAACCCAGAGAAGATAACAGACGCCTTCACAAaggcttaaaaaaaatatgaatattattgCCCTGGTTTTCAAAAGTTTTAAATTCATTAACACTGCAACTGCATAAGAGGAAAGTGCGGtatgtatgaaaatgttatttCAAGTTGTTTTTAGCCCATCTCCACCCACGTGTGCATGCCCAGCGCCTACAGCTACTACGAGGAACAAAAACTATTTTGGTCATAGCTTCAGCCGTCTGCTCCGGGAAAGCCGCCTTTCAAAGCTCACACAGGCTTTGTGCATCCTGTTGCTCCTTTTCAAAGTTTAGCAGTCCTAAACATAGGCTAAGAAAATCCTATTTTACCATAAACATAAGTGATTGTACTGAATCACTTATGtactgaattccaaggccttgcatttgatctactactcattgattgttccctatttatgttactgtgtggaattgtggggatccacctttaaaaccaccttaaattcaataagaaaacttcaaaaacgagccatacgtatcatcaataaggctgattactacgctcacacactttttctaaattctcatgttattacattttatgatttgttttattataaaatcatgcaaattatgttcagagcaaaatcaaaatgCTCCCCgacccaatacagaggttcttttttttaattcaggaaACTCCatacaatcttagaggtgtctgcaatttcacaAAACATAAAGccaaaaaaggtatgaaaaggagatgtgtccccattactggagttaaattctggaatgatgccaacataaatttaaaaacatgtcattctctttttgttttcaagAAAATgctttgtaaagctatttttgaagcttataagtgcaattgactatctgtaaatgtttctttgcttttctattgtttctttgccttttgttgtttctttgcttttctattctctttttggttttttggaggtcggtagccaaaaaaaaaaagaaagttggtactataggataggcttttataagcattttgcttcagcctatgccttttcagtcattgttcaacacatttttggttttgtatgaaatgttaatgctgtgcacaatgttttttttttggtgttgttttgtgttgtcatgactgcataaacttcattcattcattcaattgcAAGTGTGATTGCACGTTCCCACCTTCAGGTCTGTGTTGAGGACCCAGATGAAGGTGCACACCGTTGGATTGCTGCTGGATTTGAGGACCACAAATCCTCCCGGCCCGTTTTCTCCCCTGGTCGACACAACAACAGGGAAGACAGAAGAGTACACTTGGTGCAACGGCACTTCATCAAAATGATGTTGCAATTTACTGGAATGATGACATGGTCTGACCTGACGTAGCGGCCACTCGGGGGCTTGGAGTCGTGGTTGGTTGCCATGCCAGCAGACAGGTAACAGTCTCGTTTGCGCTCTACTCGTCGAACATTAATAAAGTCCCTgcagggaggaaaaaaataaataaaaaaatccatcaGTAAATCAATTTATTATGTTTCAGACTTGAAATCCCGATAAAGACAAGACTGgcagaaaaaagataagagcgAGACGAAGCCACAAGTGGAGGCTGCGTACACACCTCGCAGAGACTACTCCCCCTGCTGCACCAGAGGAGACATCGTACGACACCATGGTGTTGTCGTCGACCCTCTGAAGGATCTGGGGAGAAGGCGGGGAGCAGTGTTAGGCTCTAATGGTGCACAGCTCTGCAGTGACAAATGTtcaacggggggggggggcagaaagATCGATCACCTGGCAGGTGGAGACCGTCCTGTTCCACTGAACCATCTTCTCCGGCTGCAGGATCACCTCCTGATACACGAGCTCAGCAGAGCACTGCATCAACGCCTGAACGCAACAAAACAAGGCCGTGAGCCAATAATCACAGTCCAATTCAGCGCGGAAGAAAGACGACGAGGAAAAGGCACAAAAATATCTGTAATGCATCTTTTATGCCAATCAGTCACAGCTGACTTCATGAGAAcccaagttgttgttttttcatgaTCATTGCCCTGCTTGAACTTCTTATTTAGTTCCACGTTTGAACAAGAAGTCTGTTGTTCAGGGACCCACCGGGCTCTCGGACAACCGCTTGCATGCCAGAGAGTAACGAGATTATGTTGAGTGGCTTTAATCGTTGTGGTTTTGGCCTGATTAGTTTATGTACAATCGGAGCCAAAGCAAGTGAAATTAGTCAAATCAGACAAAAAGGCTTTAAAAAATGATTAGCAGAGAGAACATATAAGCAGGCTTTCCCCTGAACTCTTCCCTTGACTccttttattcaaatatttttttatctttttgctgCCCACAACTTTTTATCTTACTTAGTAGCTAggttttgtcttagtttcttagtcttgtttttagtcttcTTTGTAAAGCGCTCTGAGATCTGTCGTTTCAggtgaaaagtgctatataaattgaaattattattattatcattattattattattattattattattattatgtgctCCAAGATACATAGTACATTTGGTTAAAGTATATATATGCCTTTCATAGGTATTTAAAGCCCTCTTCACACAAGAGAGCGGGTGGATGATGGCGTCATGTTTCTGCTGCAGCGTGGTAACTCTCAACTGCATAGGAATGCTACCATTTGGTTTTTTCTACTTTCAATACGTTTTTCTTTAGAGTGAGAAACTGCACAGGAAGCATGAATCTATCTATATTTATCTATGTATCCATTGCTCTCAGCAGTTATTTTCATGTCCATGTGCAGAAAAACAACCAAACTTTGTCTTTGACACAGAAAAGTAGGAGAAACACTCAGCAGTTCTGGCACCAAAAGGTTTCAAAACTGCTCAAACGTGCAGCAGATAATGACTGTGGTTACACCCTCGCACCACCAATGGTTGAATAACACTGTCATCTACTCATTTAATTATGCAGTCTGTGGAAATCCTCTGAAAAAAGCTGATGTGTGTTAATTGTCTAATAAATCcatagtgtgaagagtttcacATAAATATGGCGTCTTTACGCTGAAAAACATTGCATTTCTTATAATTATACACAAAGCCACACCTTTTGTTTTCAATATGCTTCCAGGTCACCTCAATAACTTATTTATATACAGGTTATTTAAAGATAGAAGAACCTTGAGGCTTTGCTACACATTTGGCCTCCCTTATCATTTCAGCTAGAAACCCACGAGACACAGTTGTGCGATTCCTGGAAAACAGCTTCCAGTCACAGTCCGCCCTCTGAACACGTATGGAAACACACACCAAAGGAACTCCAGGAGCCATGTCTGCGTTCTCTGAAGTCTAGATATGATCTCATTTCATTTATCTCCCCCAAGCATCTCAATTTGTTCTCCACCATGCCCCAATGGGGTCGTTTAAATGCACACAGGCCCGTCGGCTGCACTGGTGCTTAATTCAGCAATAGTGTTCAAAAGAAGTCACTCTTCACTCAGACAGCGGTAAAATAAGAGACTTCAGAGGGAAGTCGGGCCGATTCATCAGTAAAAAAGAGGGAAATCAACAttctagggaaaaaaaaagaaatccaaagTGAAAAAAAGCACATTTCCATGATTCAAGTCTGTGTCGAGTCTAAACACGAGTGTGGaatgttttcagtttcacaCTAACTGTACCTTAAGAATGAAAGTCTTTCCGTGGTAGGGAATCTCCAGAGTGTAGACAGAGTCTCCCATGTCCTGCCGCAAAGAAATATCATTTAGAAACTGCAAAAGAGGTGTTTTTCATTTCacccaaaaacacacacaaataaaaaataagattgTCTGTGTATTATTTCATATAATCAACATTAAAGTGGATTTTGAATCCTAACCTATATTTACCAGTAAGTatgcacaaaaacatgcacgctcCAGCAGTTGCGTGAGCGGCATGTCAAATGTCACCGTAACTCGTCACCTAGGCAACTAGCACAATGAGTGACAGCGAGTgaaaccagaagaaaaaagtgagaaaataaaaacacagaggaTGAAAAACAGCCTTTTCCGTCAGTCACTGGGCCTCTGCTTTCATTTCagttcattttattattattattaatcattGAAAAAGATATACTTATCAAATACAGCTATTTTTCCACAACAAAAGATTAAATTGACTGACAAACAAGTCTTTTATAACTGATGTTACTTTCAAATGCAAACCAACTCGAATGATAAGAATGATAAGTCAGTCAGTAATCTGTTAAACTAACATTTTCCCGGTTACTGGTACCAGCCTGGTCTAATCTCAAATCAAAACAAACCCTTTGTAATATGAATCACATGGATGTTTATTTTGCTACATTTCCTGCACTTTAAtgtaagattttcagttttaaaCTCCTTAATTATCCATGCTGGATCCTCCTAcgtttcttgcttgtgttgttgtctCAGATCTAAGTTGCTTTGAATAAAAGCAtcagctaaatgacagtagtagtagtagtaatttgTTGCACTGACCCTACAGCAGATATTCAGTTGAAATAAAGCATTGTTGTTTCTAATTTATGTAAAAGCTTTTCTATAAAATTGTTGCTGCTATCTGACCTGTTCAGTGTTTGATTCAAATAAATCCTGCACATAATCGCAGCACCCACAGTTGTAACAATACTAACATTTAGGGAAAGAAGACACTAAATGCAGGCAGCCTGTACGAGTAACTGTAGCAAAGATcttctatacacaagatagcgcattgccgttactggcaatggtttgaaacggtatacacttccggtctcctaagtgggcgtggccgccccctccccacatcgttttggaacatacaacactagatacagtacaactttcttccaaaaatacttaaataataaaaataacagtattattaagcaaagaagcaagttttatttaagttttaaacttcattttatccgttgggaaaacgatgagagccaaatctcgcgagagtgtgttgctcagacagagacaggtctcaaacaaagttcattttctcctaatctgtcggtctgaaaatgtccattttggtgtcagaatgttcagaaggtttgtggcttttgaaaaatgggtcccgtatttacttaggttactatggggcgaaggaattggtaataatctgtgctcacgttcacttttcccataggactcaatagactcaggacctgcttcctgtctcctaagggggcgtggcagtcacgtgacagagATACaagaaacacaaccgtagtgggctgtctcggttatagaacgtctctgactGTAGTTCTCTGGACATGTGTCTACTTACGTTGTTTTTCTCAAACTTCCAGTTTTCCTCCTGGGTGAGGATCTGCTCCACCACGGACATGGCCTCTCGCCCCTGCCGGACGTACTCCTTCTCCTGCAGCAccaaaagaagaggaagaagggcAGGAAAGCATCAGCTGGAGAGCAGGACATGGGGCTGACTATAATCAACGATCCCGTTACCTGAGCAGTGACAGCTCTGCGCCCAAGACCCTCCTCATCCAGATCGTCCTCCGAGCCTGCAGTCAGAGTTCAGGGCCAAAAATCAGTTCCCAGCTCAAACAGGAAGTGGGAACATACAGAAGAGGCCGGACGGACAGACGAACACATCAGAACAGACAATCACGAGTTTGAttggaaattaaaaataatatattttaacaCTCCCCTGAATATTTCTTTGTTTGTCAAGACACCTTTGATTGAAATGTGTTGGAGGAATTGTGGAGGAATTGGGGATTACGCACATATATTTTGGGATTGTCCAATAATTCAAGTGTTTTGGAAAAAGCAGAAATGAAAAATATTGTCAAGGTAAATGTTCCTCTGGATCCTATGGTGTACTTGTTGGGAGCTGCAGCAAAGGAAACGTATAACGCAGAACAGAGATATATACTGCGGATTTTGTTACTGATTGCCAAGAAAATGATTACTGTGAATTGGAAGGACAGTAAATCACCGACAGTAACACGGTGGAAGCAGAGACTGAAGCAGGTTTACATCATGGAACAGATGACCGCAAGGCTACAAATGAAAATAGACACTTTTGACTAAAGATGGGGAGATGTTGTGTTGTATTTGGATACTGATGGAAATGGGTTGTAGTAAAAGAAGGGGAATTGTCTTAATAAGTAATCTTGCTGTCTGTATTAATGtcgaccagaggtgtcaagtaacaaagtacaaatacttcgttaccttacttaagtagaaattttggttatctatacttcactggagtaattatttttcagacgactttttacttttactccttacattttcacgcaattatctgtaatttttactccttacattttaaaaacagcctcgttactctatttaatttcggcctttaaaataaaactatccagttaaattgctccatccggatagagtgaatttggttgtggttgtttcagatgttcttgtccagttttgttcttacatccgttccctcagattcctgcaactaaacttggatgtacattccaataaaggttaggataaatgataacatgcctctgaagtttgactttttgcaccattacaatacttataggcaactagtcatcatatctcctgctctctgaaacacatgttaatgctcaatagtacacatatatggttctttaatatatttgcattatactaagatgtattcattttcaatggcttttgtccttaatggcttttttcccccttacattacttttacttttatactttaaatagttttgaaagcagtacttttatacttttacttgagtaaaaaacttgagttgatacttcaacttctacaggagtatttttaaactctactatctatacttctacctgagtaatgaatgtgaatacttttacaCCTCTGATGTCGACCTAATATGCACTTTTTGATTTTCTGTGTAGGGGGAAAGGTTCTGTTAtttgtaaaaaaggaaaaaataaaaagtaaaaaaaaataaaataaaaagaacagaCAATCACCTGCAACGGATTCCGGCGGGGAGTAGAACTGTCCGTCGGAAACAGCGCGGGGGTAGATCATAGGGGCTCGTTCGCAGGCTGCGTGCACCGCTGCTAGGTAGGCTAAGGTCAGAGCAGGGAGACTGGTGAGAAAGAGCGGGAGTTTTGAGGAGTTTTGAGGAGTTGTGCTCCAAGCAGCCACTCGTCTCTCACCTCGTTCGTCGTCAGCTTCCTGCGTGAGAACCTTGAAATCGAGGAACCAGGTCTCCAGCCACGCCACCACAAAGGAGGTGATAGGCAGCACGTAGCCAAAGGCATTCTGGGACAGGAGCTGTGCAGAGACAGAAACCACGAGAGAAGGACACCGTCACCACCGCTGCAGTAAATTTGCCAGCAGTATTTCATGTTGGTTCCCTTTCCTCAGGCAAATAAGGTTTATTTCACCACATAAATGCATCAGTCAGAAGGATGATAAGGCGAGATAATGCAAAGAAGAAGATACATTTATAGCCACTAGCTGCAAATAACTGGGAGAAATGAAGAAGTGAAAATAGCGAAGTGGCTTCCTCGTGCCACTACGTATGACACGCTGAGCCGTCAAAACCAGAGAACAGCAGAAGTTAAAAAGCACTCACGTTGGATACGATCACCTTCACAACGAGGAAGACGCTGGTCACTAGAGTGGTAACCTGCAAAGAGGAGCAGAGCTCTGATTCACGTCCAGAAGGAAACACGTTGGACTGTTCAGTCAGCAGTTGTGAGTGAGTGAGCAGACTCACCGCGATCACCCACCAGTGCCTCAAGCCGAAGGCTGCGTAGCCCACTTGTAGACACAGGAAACGAAACAAGGCGAGAACCTGAGACGGGCAGGACATTATATTAGGAATAAGCATCAGGGAGCTGaacattttcttctcttgtgtaaataaatgcaGATGCACGactcttaggccccgtttacacggggcaaaaacggaggcgttttcatgcgttttggccgttcgtttacacgaaaacgcagctcaaagcccccaaaaacgatcatttctgaaaactccggccaaagtggagattttcaaaaactccgttttcacgtttgcgtctaaacggaggaaaacggagatttaagcttcagaacgtcacattatgcaccagaaactcaccagcgtcatgtgtgcgacctgtgtttacaattagtttggccaccgtcaatattttcttgtattttacctgtttaatattctaaagtcacacttaaaagtaacccccccccccgacccccccccccccccagtccagcctcctgctcattcaagcctgtgagcgcgtcagccagcagcatgaagcctgaattatggttccgcgttaaatcgacggcgtagggtacgcggcgacgcgcaaggtacgtgcgcgtcgccgcgtaacctacgccgtaggctctgcgttaatgtaacgcggaaccataaatcagccttaactggaagttacacacgtgtcatttgttgatgtttttccaggattctgattggctggcatgacgttaagagcgttttcatgcgggtccgtgtaaacaaggatttttttgaaaacgtagaggggaaaatatccgtttttgtaaatacccggctacgtgtaaacgtggccttaaaaACTTCAGAGCAGAGAGTTTGCTCATTATGGACACAGCTGTCCAAACGTGTTCAGGAACAGACACCAACAccattttaaaaacaattaaTAGACCCAAAGGAAACGGGATGAACTGACCCACTTACGACTATATCAAAGAAGGAGGACCTGAAGTTATAATGGACCACCTCTTTTTCTAAGCTTTCCCAGATCGTGCTGGATATCTGcaagacacaaaaataaaaataagatcaGAACCACAACGGTGGCTGCAGCATGAATACAGAGAGGTGACGGATCCTAAACACGCCCCTAAACCGTCACTCACATTCAGCTCGATAATCCAGAGAAGAGCGATAAAgaggaggtcaaaggtcacaaaGAGGCAGAAGGTTCGGCGGACGTCGGAGATGGCCTTGCGCTCGGCAGGCGGCACCAGCAGGTACGGGGAAGGGAAGGACAGCGACGTTGAGTAGGAGGCGTTCAGGGAGGCGATGGCAGGGAGGCTAGCCCCGAGCTCCCCGTAATCGCCACCCGGCATTCCTGGTAAGAGACAGGAAACTCCCCCTGCAACACAGTTATGGACAAAGTTATAAGCCCCCAACTCAAGAAAAGTGTTTCTAGTTTACAGACAAAGCTCCAATAATCTGCATTAAGATGTTTTACTACTCTCTTCAAATGAAAGAAGAAACAAGTACGCTAGGACCAAAAACTACACACCTGATGATTAGTGAAGCATTTCCTAGGGGTTGTTATTGATTGTAaattaacatggaaacaacatattAGATACATAAAAGGAAATATTGCAAAGTCAATAGCAATCTTGTATAATTCCAGAAATATATTAAATCATAAAGcactacatttaatttattgttcACTAATACTACCTTATATATCGTATTGTGTGGGAGTTTGGGGCTCGACGTATAAGACAACAGTACCGTAAATGCTCttacaaaaacgagccatacgtattaTTAATAGTGTGGGATACTATGAACATTCAAATCCATTATTTATAAAAATCCCATATTATGAAATGttatgatttggtttattataaaataatgcaaataatgtataaagttaGATTAAAGTTACTCCTTGTCTGTGTACAACGGTTTTTCTCAATATATGAGTCCAAATATaattccaagtccaaataaaatataataaaaatataatttgcgtgatgtttgtaaatttgttgtacaaaaagctagaaaagagactaaaaggagatgtatatctgttgtgggagttaaactatggaatgacgctaacctagatttacgaatgtgcagctcattttcggtttacaaaaaaaagatttgtagagcaatctttgaaagctacaaatgttaatgtttatttgtttttgtttgttgctgttctttgatatttatataaaaaagtCTTTACTATCATATATAtgtaaaccttattggtcctccttttctggtttttctggtttagttttgctattgtttgtttgtttgtatgtaggacaggcattaatataaCCACTATGTttctgcctgtgccttttcagtcactatttttcgataatgtttgtgttcaatgCTTGTAGagtgatgtgactgaataaagaatttcaatcaaaTTTGTGACGTACAACTGACGATGCTTCCTTGTGCTACATCCTGACTGACTTTGAACACCTCACTTGAGGGATCTTAGCTCATCCTTCCACAGAAAAACTGTTCCAGATTTCCGAATAAGGACAATAACCTTGATCTACTTCCACTGATTCTCAATGAGACCGACATCTGCGCGCTGAGATGGCCACTTCAGAGTTTTGCTTGATTTTATAACCATGTTTTGGGGTCACAAGTCTCGATGGAAGGCACAGCAAATATCCAGAGATAGACACACAGCATCATGCTCCCGTCACCATGTTTTACAGTGGAAGCTGcgtttttgggggggggttaagTTGAAGGCATCTCTCTTGTTTTCACCATCCAAAAGCAGAGTCATCAGACCAAAGTACAGACCTCTAAAACTCATCCTTCATTTGTGAACTTCAGTTTGGCTTTGATGTGCTCCTGTCAAAGCACCACGATGAAACACTCAATATAACCGTTCTCTTTTAGATGAGCATCAACGATCCTGTCTGAGCTCCAAACTGACTTCTTTACATTTTGGCGTGGTGACATCTCTTCTTAGCAAGGATTTAAGAGGAATCTCTCTGAGGCGACTGTTAAGATGGGATAATCCCTCATCGCCGCTTTTAAGAACAAACTTAAAACCACCTGTTTCTCTGAGCTTTTAAACATCAGTAGTGAGGGTTGTTTAATGACCAGCATGTTGATTTgatgtacttttattctaggagcttttatcggtattgtcttgtttttattgtatttttactgtattgttttattctttgtgcagcaccttgtgacattccctttcctgtgaaaggtgctataaactttacttacttactcaaATGATCATTCATTACTTGGGTGTAGTTTGAAGGCATTTATATATACAGTTTACCTTCAAAAAGGGAGCCAAAAAGTGACCTTAGCAGTGagtaatgttttattattatgtaCATTTTTATGAATAATGCAATCGTTGGTTGGCATTTTGGTGAAAAGTTCCACAGCGTCTCGGTTAAAGTACAAGcaaataataaaaactgaaagtCTATGATAATAAAGTAGATATAAAACTCTGAAGTACTGTTATATAACCCTCCAACCTCCAGTCTTAATGTTTTGGTGGCATATGGTTTGAAAATCGTTTCTGGGAAACGATACAGACTCATGAAAATgaggacaaacagactcaaacacagcttttatccaacagcaataaccactcttaacaaaaacagaagctaatatgcaataacaataacaaaaatgattgtATGCTGATGAAGGTTCTTGTGGGGTCTGTGTGTTGATGTGGAAGGGTGAATGTGTCTAgagatgtatatatttattttatttgtttatattttaaattatattttattggattattttcagttattttatatatgatgcgctgactggagagcacttttaatttcgaTGTACATaagttataatgacaataaagaactatctatctatcaaaaCTGAATTAAAGAAGGACTTTCATTACTTAAATAGTTGAAGCATAAGTCAAACATCCACTAAAAATGATTTTCATAGTCTCGGTCCCTTGTTTTAATGAATATACAGGACtgcctcagaaaattagaatattgtgataaagttctttattttctgtaatacaattaaaaaaacaaaaatgtcatacattctggattcattacaaatcaactgaaatattgcaagccttttattattttaatattgctgattatggcttacagtttaagattaagattcccagaatattctaattttttgagataggatatttgagttttcttaagctgtaagccatgatcagca
This window of the Cololabis saira isolate AMF1-May2022 chromosome 21, fColSai1.1, whole genome shotgun sequence genome carries:
- the stard3 gene encoding stAR-related lipid transfer protein 3, producing the protein MPGGDYGELGASLPAIASLNASYSTSLSFPSPYLLVPPAERKAISDVRRTFCLFVTFDLLFIALLWIIELNISSTIWESLEKEVVHYNFRSSFFDIVVLALFRFLCLQVGYAAFGLRHWWVIAVTTLVTSVFLVVKVIVSNLLSQNAFGYVLPITSFVVAWLETWFLDFKVLTQEADDERAYLAAVHAACERAPMIYPRAVSDGQFYSPPESVAGSEDDLDEEGLGRRAVTAQEKEYVRQGREAMSVVEQILTQEENWKFEKNNDMGDSVYTLEIPYHGKTFILKALMQCSAELVYQEVILQPEKMVQWNRTVSTCQILQRVDDNTMVSYDVSSGAAGGVVSARDFINVRRVERKRDCYLSAGMATNHDSKPPSGRYVRGENGPGGFVVLKSSSNPTVCTFIWVLNTDLKGRLPRYLIHQSLAATMFEFMSHLRQRIAELRPSHCSHHHT